The DNA region AGATCTTTCTACTAGTAAAACAGTTAGAGATTTTCAGAACAGTGGGTACTTGCTAGAAACTAAAGGAAGCATGCCTAGTGCCTTTTTgaaattttttgctttattcagtaCTAAAAAGACTCTTAAGCCCAACTGTGagccttttttaaaatgcttgccTATTTTATACAGAACTTGGAATAACCTCAGTACAGGTCCAATATAAATATAAGCTATGCATCCCCAACAAGTACAGGCTAACCCTTATATCTTGTTTTATGCAGACACACAGCACGTTTCCGAAAAGATTGCAAAGCAGCGTTACGGAGAGATTTTGAAGCAGAAACACCTACGGGGTCTTGTaaaggaacaggaagaacagTTTGAAATTCTTCAGGCAGAAGTTGAAAGACTGAGATCAAGAACATTTCCTATTCTTTAAAAACCAGAGTCCAGGTAGATGCATAATATTATGGTCTCGTCTAAGAAAAAGAGCTTGGACATCTACCTTTTCTCCCTGgacttttctttccacaaatgatttcttctgtaatttctttaaaaaataacttcagtttgaAAGATgcatggttttctgttttgtacatTTTAGACCTAGTCTTATCCCCATTATACTTCAGTTCATGagatgtatttctgttgttttggttATATAAACCATATAGCTCATTAGAGAAAACAAGGGGTACAAGAAATTGTAGACTGATAGAAGAATAGGTGTATTTGTATATCCTTAGTCTGCAATATGCAATTGTAGGACATTTTGAAGGTGAAGTACTGCAAGAAATCCGTTAATTTGCATCTGCTGAAATTCATGTCCATGGCTTtgacttcattttgctttttacaatATAGTTACACCTGTGATGGCACAGGTGGCTGAGAAGATGAAGGTATCCTTCAGCATGACCATGTGTGCTACTTGGCCCAgtcctgaaagctgctgctgcttatgaTAGCATCATTACCCACAGCCACCAGTAGCTgtggctgctgccactggcagaATCACAGGAAAACCAGGTTTGGAAGCATCTGGCCTCCTGAAATAGTTGCTGCTATCTCCCATCCCTTCACATTGATATGCATTTTATTCTCCTGCCACATCTCTCCAAGACAGCTAAGAAAGATAAAGAACCCTTGATAAAATTAACCACTGCTGGAGTAGGATCTACCTACTCAGGCATTCTCACcgatttttatttccctcttccatGGTATGCGTtgattcttctcctcctttcatAAATTCACATAAAATCTACACTCATTCCAGTGTGAGAGCATTAATTGCTTTGATACAAACGTAGAATTTTGTTAAACTAAGGTAAGGAAAACTACTTCTGTTGTGATCTTGTACACCACCTCCTTTTTTGCTTTATCGTCTCTAACTGGGGTCTGTAGGATTCTAATTacatctcctttcttcctgctgaaACCTCCCTAGAAGTAACAGAGTTACAGATTTGCCAAGGATCTCAGGGAAGAGAACCACCCCCTTCACCAGGCACcatcatctttttttattaacctaaagaggcagaagaaatatAGTGTCTTAATACTCAAAATGTGATTAGCAATGAAGGTTGTTCTTCATTAATTCTCTGTGGACAGCAACATTCAGTATTCTTAAGAGTAAGTTGTGGGTACAGATTTAAGTCTAATGAGCCCCACCAATGTTAAAAGGGTCTGTAtgatctttcattttcattcccTTGAGATATGCAAGAAATTACTCCCTTattaaagaaacaggaaaagccaCCTATAAACAAAACAGTTAAGGTACAACCAACAAGGAATGTGATCTCATATAAAACAATATTCATAGCAGGGAGAGCTGTATAGTAGTTAAGATTTATATATTGTTACACTTGACAAGCGATGATTTtaaggagaaaagcagacagaagtCACCACACTATATGCATAGGCCATCATAAGAAAATAAGCAATTTCaagttaagattaaaaaaaatttttaaagagacAATATTTATTGGAGGAtaaatgaaatgctgaagttTTATTCAGCTTTATGATGCTGTATTTGAAGCACTCCCATTAGACAAGgccttgtttttcttatttatttgaaGAGAGGAAACACCTTGGCTCTCACATGAAATAGTAGACAGATGTTGGTTGCAATTTTCTTGCCTTCCCTTCTATTATCTCAGGCTGTGGCAGAATGCTTAAGAGACAGCTTCCCTGAAGACAACTATCTGGACCAGTATCTGAAAGTGATCGCATTATGGCACAGTTCCCTCAGTAATAATTAAAGCTATGGACATCATCTCATTGCAGTTTCAGAATATTAACGTCAAAATTAGTTATCTTTATTTAACTCACAAAATGCTGTCATTCACTGACTGGCAGCTGGAAGACATTTGTAAAATGGGGATGTATGTATGAACAAAGAACTTAACTCTTCCCCATCTGAACATCAACAGAAATGACAATTAATTTGAGTTCATTATTTCAAGACAAGTAACCATGCAAAGACTAATCAAAGAACGGACTGCCTTCTATCTGTTCAAGTATGacttgatttcattttatttttattaaataactatTCACTGATCAAGTTATTGAGCCAGGTTTTCCAAAACAGCATGAGTTTGATCTTTTCCATTAAGTAATGCCTTTTACAATGCCTACTGTATCTAAGTACATAGCTTTACAAGTATCTCCTGAGAAAACCTCCTAGCCTCAAAGCATGAAGTCCACTGTCTGATCAACACTTCTTATGTGATCAGAATTCATTCAGTCTTTTCTGCTTATGCCTGTGTTTAATTGAAAGCTTTGCACCTGTAGATTATGCATCTACAAAATcttcttctgttctgctgtagTGCAGTAACTGGTCTTCTAATCCAAAAGTATCTATCAGCTGAGCGAGACTCACTTTCTTGCCATCTGCAGAAAAGGCTGACTGTAGTTCATATAGCATCAGCTGGGTACTACTTCTCCACTTCACTATCAAAGCCTGCAGTTCAGACAGGTTGTTCTGAAATTGggacaaaacaaaagaagttgTCATTGGCTGAAATGTGGGGTTTTTGATACcctgcagatttatttttataaaacgCCTTAACCCAAGACAATAcacaaacaccacacaaaaaGCAAGTCACTGTTGTGCTTAAATCAATAAATGAGGGTTACACTATGAATTCTACTTCAAAGAATGActtaaaagtgctttttcagAGGTTTGCCTCACCTTAGATCGGTACATCTTAACCAGTTTGAGCCTTCGAAGTagctcttccttctcttgcaCTTGTTTCACCAGCCTTACTTTTTCTTCCAGGGACTGTTGCTGACTAAGATTAGCCTGCAGCACGTGAGAATTCTCTGCTGATCCACAGAGATCATTTTCCTGTAAGGGATTTTTGAAACATGTATGTCCAGTGCTATTTCTTTCCAGGTTTTCAGAACCATCTTGCAATCTGGAACAATCTGTACTTGTCTTTGGCAGGCACCCTTTGTCAGCATCAGCACAGTCTTTTTCTTCAGTGTCTATTTTGAGCCGCTTTGCCACTGTAAAATTAGAATTAAATGAACGTCTTGTTTTCCTTAATCGCTCCTTCAGAGCTGCACTCagtgtctaaagaaaaaaaacaaacaaaaaaccagaaggaTCAGAATAATCTAATCTTTTGATCAAATTTCAAAGAACTGTTTACCCTGCTTATTATTTACATAGAATATGTCATAGATGTAAAGATCACTGTAAAGCCAGACTTCCTAATTCTCACTATAGCTTTGTATGTTTCACAAACATAACAAAGTTAACTTCTTCCTTTCACATATGTTTGCACACAAAGCCGCAAGATATGGAAAGATGTACCTCCACATTTTCTAGGAGCAAATCCTGTATTCCAAACCTACTCATCCAGTCTTTGTGCAGAAGATATACAGCATATTTCAACTTGGCTTATTTTATTCCATCATGTTCAATTTCCCCCTCTAGTGTAATGGAGATAAGGGATGGGAGTTTTTTTGCTGATCCATCCCATCAGACATACACTTTCTGTATTAGCACTAGTATAAAACATCTGTATCCTACTTGAGAGTATTAGAAATGATCTGTATAATTTTGACTTGTTCATGCTTTGAGACCCTTCACTGATAAGCAtctaaaaagtgatttttttcttcaaaagaagttaactttttttttaataatctgtgtCTAACATTTTCACCTGtgaaaatatactaaaatatgGGGGAGGGGGATTAGTTAAGGAACACTTGCAGGCTAGCCCTATCCTGCACAGGTCCAgatgctgagcatgacagcatcACCATAACGCATGCTAGGATGGACACCAAAGTAGAGCCCAGCATTATGGATATTATACAAACTGAAAGCAGCATACTTGTTCAAGTGCAAGCAGAAGTCACAGAAAGTCATTCTGCATACACAGCAACCCAGAAAACCACAATTTGAGAAAACTGAAGAtgacataaaaaaaccccaaaacaacaacaaaaaccaccacaaacccTAAATAGTATTTAAATTTATTAGTATGGCATTTTGGGTACGCTGCTCCATCATTTTGTATTCACAGCAAACATCTGCATATTCAGAGCAAAGTATACCAAGCACGTTCCTCACCTGGACAACCTTGTAGCTATAGGTATAAGCAGCTACCTATCTTTAGCCTTCCAGCGAACAGTATCTCAGTGACTTCCAACTACTTGATGATTTCACAAGCATTTTTGTTACTATGAAGAGTCACActactggaaaaacaaataagTTTTCATACCTGTTTCCCTGAACTAGTCCCTTGTGGAGCTGCTCTCCCAGAATCCTTTGGAGTATTGCACAAAGATGTCAATTTATCAAACACTGGTTCCTCCATCTCGAGATGGATAGCAGTTTCTGTTAGACAGAATGAATTGTATGGTGCCATTTTCACCTGATTATAATGAGCCACATGGCTGCAGAAATGAGTAAAAAGCTCTAATAAGAAATACTGAGGCTTATTTTCTAATTCTTGAATTCAAAAAGACATCTGCATAAGCTACACAACTGTTTCATGTGCTAAGTAGCATCTTGCTTTGTGAATGGCTTTTCTTCAAGAGGATGAATGACGCTATTAGCTGGTATAAAGTATCTTACTATgaattttgtgtattatttttcCCTCGCTCATAAAGCTCAGtggaattttttcttaaaaagatgaaaaattttatAAAAAGTCTTACAGATATTctccattataatttttttttctatctgataTACTCTTTCAAGTATTAAAAAGGAGCAAGACAACTTATGAAGCAATTGAACCCATTATAGTATGCATATGAATCCAAGGTCAGATCCTGCAACATTGAACTCATTAAAAAAAGCTCACTCCaaacaaactgcattttcttagCCTGAATGACCCCTTGCTGCTTGTCTAACTCAAAGGAATAATTCTTACTAAGCCAGGTTGTGAAGAACCTGTCCTTTCATTTAACTGCATCCAAGTAGTGATAAAAGGATTGTTGGGAGCCACAAGATTTTTATTGTCCAGGTGTATGAACAATTAATCAtttctataaaacaaaataattgggTACCCAGGTCTGTGAAAATAATCCACTGTCTCATTTGATCCTTCTGGGGATGCTGCGTAAAAAAGTAATTACTCACACAAGTAGAATTTTAGATTAAAAGTAGGCAGGCCCAGTTTGCTCAGAAAAGCACCTTAATTAAAATGGTAAGTCATACCTCTCAGCAGGTACCAATTTTAAATTGATTTGGCAATGTTTAACTTAGTTTAGCACTTATGAACCACTTGCTAATCACCAAAATGCAGCTGGGAAATTGTCAGCTACACCTCTGTTTACCTGCAAATTGCAATTAGGAGTTTCAAAACAGAAGCctcttaaaattaaaatcctgcaaTCAAGTCACTAGGCAACACAAGACTGGCACAAGGGGCTTCCTCTTTGGAGATGAAACATACCAAAGCTTCAGCATGCTGAAGCCTTACTAACCCAGCAACCCTGGTCTTCCTGGCTCTATACCAAAGGACACAGGTCCTCATTTATCTTACAAGTCAACATTCCCCCTAGTTGTTCAAAATTCAACTTATGGTATTCTATTAGAAAAATCCAGACTTTAGTAAATAAAGTCTACTTAATTGGGTATTTTAGCAATCTATCAATTAAACAGGAAACCCACAGCACCCATTAAATATAATGCAAGTTATCACTATTATTTCTTAATGTAAGCAAGAGCCTAGAAAAAGCATCATCATGCCTTCGTATACAGTATGTCACAAATATGTAATAAATCTTActaagcagcaaaataaattcaaGCCCAAGAGCTACCTTCAACAGACTTGTTCAactctttcaaaataaatcctgTGACTCTCTGCCTTTACGTTCTAATACAGATTATTTGTCTTCAAATGACCATGACCACAATGAATACTTTTTCTAGTGGTTCACTAATGCTGTTACTTTAGCTCTCTGTTTGGCAGCACATTCACATACATCTCCTGCACTCTTAAATCCTTCCCCAAGATCTCAGCCTAAGaattctttgcattttcaaacaGTGATGCTATttatgacacagaaaaataattctgtcctgCAAGTAAGGAAACCTTGGGCTAGAACAGGAGAAGacaattttccatttcagtaCTTACTCGATTATGCACTTTGGGTAAGTCTCTAATGCTACCTACCTCAGTTTTCCTGCTTATAGCTACATTATGTAACAGCACTCACTCCTTTTACGTTCTCCTCTCACCAACCGAAGGCTCTGTTAACACTCAGTAACAATTTTTCCCTAGCTAGTTTTCCACCCTAcggagaagcagaaagaagccaCAGATGCAAGGAGCTCTTTCTGAGGCGACGCACCCTGAAGGGCCAAGAGGCACCCCAGAAACAGAGCACAACAGAGACCCGCAGCGCAATCACAGTCCGAGCCAGAGGCTGCTCACGCCGTGGAGCGAGGGGAAGCCCCTCACGGAGCACAAGGCCCTCAGCCCGCCCTTAGGAGCCAGCTGGGCCAGGACACGGGGTGGGGGCCAAGGAAGGAAACAGCCCTGgggtccctctcccctccctcctctacACCAACACCGCTAAGCCGTGGAGAACAGAACCCGCTCCCCTCAGAcaccagggaaaggaaagagccCTTCCCGAGACCGCCAGCACCTCATCAGCCTCAGCGCTTCAATTTCCCGCTTCCGGGGGAAGGGGACGGGGCGAGTGGGGCGTCGGCAGTGCGCCTGCGCGGGCGTGTGGCGTGGTGTGTAGCCGGCGCAGGCCGCTTTGCGCCTGCGCGCAGTGGGAGGCCGTGTGGGGCTGTGGTGTGGGCGGGCGCGCGAAGCTTGTTCCTGCGGTCGGGCGGGTGGTAAATGAGGGACAGGGCACTGCTGCCGCAAAGGTgccgggcagagcagggcttGTGGAGCGCCCAGTGCGGGGCATCCCTGGGAACCTCGCACACCCTTCTGTTGCAGCTGGGCATGCAGGGCCATGCTGTGTCCCTTAGGCCAACGTGGGCCTGCCACGCCATGGCTGGGGTCTTGCTCAAGGCCAGGTGCCATCCTGCTGCAAGTGTCCCCGTGCCAGGGATTGGGGCTCCAGCCTCAACGTAGGGCACTCCCTGCCATGAGTGGCAGGGCAGGCCCAGGCCCAGCCTTTCAGCACAGCTCAAGGAACCGCAACTCTCCACCTCAAGCCACCCATCACCTCTACCTCAGGCACTAGAAGGGGAAAAACTGTACCCGAGGAACGCACTGGGAGACGTGTGATCTGAACAGCTCTGTCCCGGttgtgagggaaggagaaaagtgaaaatgaagaaacTTGACTGGAAAAACAGGCAGGTAGATTTTGGTTGTGacaaggagcagccccagctgtaGTTACAGTTACACAGTTTAGAGCAGGATTAGAGGGTGCCCTGACGCTAAAAGGTGCTGCTGAAGCAGGCATAATTTTCATGTCTTTCTCAGCAAAATTCCCTTCCATGCTGCAGACCTGGTTTTCCCATGTGGATTTACGTTTCTCAAAACTGATTgtacaaaatgtttttccaatAGAACTGTCAGGACTGAGATAATGAGCTGCGGAAGCCATAATGGCGATAGCTCCCAGCCTGCTGCATGTGGATGAGGTATCAGTGGTTCCTCCAGCACTGTCCACAGCAGAACTGCACCATGTTGGGCATCAGGGCCTCACACAGGTGTGCTGAGTGTTGCACATGGAATATATGCACCCGCACACTCTTGCTAGATCATGCCCTTAatttgtgtagcagaaatgcaTTAATTTCCTGCCTGGTTCCTCCTCACAACCACAGTTGAGGATGCTCAATTTTCTCTTCGCCTTGCGTAAACTTCCATCTGTATTGAGACAAGATACACTCTTGCACTGAGAGGTGAGTAAGTACTGAGTGTCGGTGTGATAATATGTTAGCAGTTGCAGTGCTTTTGACCATAAGTGTACATAGATTCACTAATTCAAGTAGAATTTTGCAGGGATTATAGCAACCTTTTTCTCTCCTACAGTAAAAAGTATCTAAGCATTCAAAGCCCGTCTAGAACATGTCACTTTGGGAAATCAGAGAACTTGGGGTGTTTACATTACTCCTTGTTTAGGAGTTGACTACCTATGGGTGAAATTGATTTAGAAATAATAGTCTCAGTAGCAAATGTGGGGAGTTAGATTATGTGACTAAGTTGTACGATCTTTTATAACCATCTAGCGAAAAAACTCTCATGATACCTCAACTATTGAGGCAGTTCAGAGGCATTTTTTAAACCTGCCCCTTTTTttgag from Mycteria americana isolate JAX WOST 10 ecotype Jacksonville Zoo and Gardens chromosome 6, USCA_MyAme_1.0, whole genome shotgun sequence includes:
- the SFR1 gene encoding swi5-dependent recombination DNA repair protein 1 homolog isoform X1 yields the protein MAPYNSFCLTETAIHLEMEEPVFDKLTSLCNTPKDSGRAAPQGTSSGKQTLSAALKERLRKTRRSFNSNFTVAKRLKIDTEEKDCADADKGCLPKTSTDCSRLQDGSENLERNSTGHTCFKNPLQENDLCGSAENSHVLQANLSQQQSLEEKVRLVKQVQEKEELLRRLKLVKMYRSKNNLSELQALIVKWRSSTQLMLYELQSAFSADGKKVSLAQLIDTFGLEDQLLHYSRTEEDFVDA
- the SFR1 gene encoding swi5-dependent recombination DNA repair protein 1 homolog isoform X2, whose translation is MEEPVFDKLTSLCNTPKDSGRAAPQGTSSGKQTLSAALKERLRKTRRSFNSNFTVAKRLKIDTEEKDCADADKGCLPKTSTDCSRLQDGSENLERNSTGHTCFKNPLQENDLCGSAENSHVLQANLSQQQSLEEKVRLVKQVQEKEELLRRLKLVKMYRSKNNLSELQALIVKWRSSTQLMLYELQSAFSADGKKVSLAQLIDTFGLEDQLLHYSRTEEDFVDA